A window from uncultured Desulfobacter sp. encodes these proteins:
- a CDS encoding RNB domain-containing ribonuclease: MNIGDIVEYIDQQKIISAVILSEAKGKLRLLNENSREVIFSEKRLAHVSQTRLDTTCSKATLVSYLKEVAETRKKLSESIDIQGLWEILHDDPQEIDISAMTLFCFDPPLTPDHEAAVIRAFFNDRLYFKFNKVIFCPFTHAQVESKKRQIREEEKREEIVNKGAAWLAKLRDRESVSGEQDPAVIEILKDYYVFGNDSQKAFVAKKIIKKAGLNSPDSLFDLFVKAGIWDEDENLDLVSLQIPTLFSPKVNKAAEYLCKTTPLVFDDPKRKDLTDLPLITIDGQSTQDYDDAISLETTENGYRLGIHIIDVGACIRKEDTIDIAARERASSIYMPDDKLPMIPPSLSEDLCSLKEGQLRPGVSTLVQMNRFFEVQDYKIVPSVIKVHQQMSYTEANIVNGKNDPITTLYKMATVLREKRLKSGAIQITLPEVNVWLDENKNIHYTKVDRENPSRMLVSEMMILANSLMAEFLKNNDMPGVFRSQAQPKQRIFKGIETELMPNFLQRKQLSRAVITTHAEPHAGLGVPAYVTATSPIRRYHDLLTQRQIKSILGVGKPYSAKELEDILASISVAVSNTGRIQAARKRYWLIKYLQDLRGENFEGLVLDSYRDHYNVLLKEFMLESRLPTSGLKLKPGNQIQVTIQHADARRGQLTLFAV; this comes from the coding sequence ATGAATATTGGCGACATTGTTGAATATATAGACCAGCAAAAAATTATATCTGCGGTTATTTTAAGTGAGGCAAAAGGAAAGCTTCGGTTGCTCAATGAGAACAGCCGGGAAGTTATCTTTTCCGAGAAACGGCTTGCCCATGTTTCACAGACCCGACTGGACACCACATGCTCCAAAGCCACCCTTGTCTCCTACCTCAAAGAGGTGGCAGAAACCCGCAAAAAGCTGTCAGAGTCTATAGATATCCAAGGCTTATGGGAAATTCTCCATGATGATCCCCAGGAAATTGATATTTCCGCCATGACGTTGTTCTGTTTTGATCCGCCGTTGACCCCGGACCACGAAGCAGCCGTTATCCGGGCGTTTTTTAACGACCGCCTCTATTTCAAATTTAATAAAGTTATTTTTTGTCCGTTCACACACGCCCAGGTGGAGTCAAAAAAACGACAGATCAGGGAAGAAGAAAAACGGGAAGAAATAGTCAATAAAGGCGCAGCCTGGCTTGCGAAGCTTCGGGACCGCGAGAGCGTCAGTGGCGAGCAGGACCCGGCTGTGATAGAGATTTTAAAAGACTATTATGTCTTCGGCAATGATTCTCAAAAAGCCTTTGTGGCAAAAAAAATCATTAAAAAAGCGGGATTAAATTCCCCAGACAGCTTATTTGACCTTTTTGTAAAGGCCGGCATCTGGGATGAGGATGAAAACCTGGATCTGGTCTCCTTGCAGATTCCCACTTTATTTTCACCCAAAGTGAACAAAGCTGCCGAATATCTGTGCAAAACCACTCCACTGGTATTTGATGATCCCAAGCGCAAGGATCTGACGGATCTGCCCTTAATTACTATTGACGGTCAGTCCACCCAGGATTATGACGACGCCATCAGTCTGGAAACTACGGAAAACGGTTATAGGCTTGGTATCCATATTATTGATGTCGGGGCATGCATCCGCAAGGAAGACACCATTGATATCGCGGCAAGAGAACGCGCCTCTTCCATTTACATGCCCGATGACAAACTGCCCATGATTCCGCCCAGTCTGTCCGAAGATTTGTGCAGTCTCAAGGAAGGGCAGTTGCGGCCGGGAGTTTCGACCCTCGTTCAGATGAACCGTTTTTTTGAAGTCCAGGACTATAAAATTGTGCCGTCGGTGATCAAGGTACACCAGCAAATGAGCTATACCGAAGCCAATATTGTAAACGGTAAAAACGACCCCATCACCACCCTTTACAAAATGGCAACGGTCCTGCGGGAAAAACGCCTCAAGTCCGGGGCCATCCAGATCACCCTGCCCGAGGTCAATGTGTGGCTGGATGAAAATAAAAATATCCACTACACCAAGGTGGACCGGGAAAATCCCTCCCGGATGCTGGTCTCGGAGATGATGATTCTGGCCAACTCCCTGATGGCTGAATTCTTAAAAAACAATGACATGCCCGGCGTGTTCCGCTCCCAGGCCCAGCCCAAGCAGCGTATTTTCAAGGGAATTGAAACAGAACTAATGCCCAATTTCCTCCAGCGCAAACAATTGAGCCGTGCAGTGATCACCACCCATGCCGAACCCCATGCAGGGTTAGGCGTTCCGGCCTATGTGACGGCCACCTCCCCCATCAGGCGTTACCATGATCTGCTGACCCAGCGCCAGATCAAGTCCATACTGGGTGTCGGCAAACCTTACTCCGCCAAAGAGCTTGAAGATATCCTTGCGTCCATTTCCGTGGCGGTATCCAATACAGGCCGAATCCAGGCCGCCCGTAAACGCTACTGGCTGATCAAATACCTGCAGGATTTAAGGGGTGAAAATTTTGAAGGATTGGTGCTTGACTCGTACAGGGACCACTACAACGTTCTGCTTAAGGAATTCATGCTTGAATCCCGACTGCCGACATCCGGGCTTAAACTCAAACCCGGCAACCAGATTCAGGTGACGATCCAGCATGCTGATGCGCGTCGGGGTCAGTTGACGCTTTTCGCCGTCTGA
- the ltrA gene encoding group II intron reverse transcriptase/maturase, whose protein sequence is MDNRPVTEQLEFWESEKDWDHAGLKGVKIPEKLSSLRQNLYRKAKDEPKFRFYVLYDRIFRKDVITCAYAICRAKGGAAGVDGMTFQDIENSPEGSNGFVDSIHEALKTKTYKPEAVRRVYIPKPDGRQRPLGIPTIRDRVSQMAALLILEPIFEADFLDCSYGFRPGKSAHDALKEVHKNLQQGRKAVYDADLSAYFDTIPHEKLMKCLQMRITDRSVLKLIRMWLKAPVVEPKGHGGGKISRRSTGTPQGGVISPLLANIYLHWFDKVFHGINGPFQWANARIVRYADDFVIMARYQGRKMREFTENKIESWLGLKLNQDKTKVVNLDVLGESFDFLGYTFRYDKDLHGRAQTYLNPCASKKALKAEREKIRALVNKKHSHVPLPRLIMQINRHLIGWSNYFRLGYPRKAFRQVNSYVMQRLIRHLHRRSQRPYKPPEGVSYYRHLKRLGLVTL, encoded by the coding sequence TTGGACAATCGTCCCGTTACGGAACAACTGGAATTTTGGGAGTCTGAGAAAGACTGGGATCATGCCGGGCTTAAAGGCGTCAAAATACCGGAGAAACTCTCCTCCTTGAGACAGAATCTTTACCGAAAGGCGAAGGATGAGCCAAAATTTCGATTCTATGTTTTGTATGATCGTATCTTTCGCAAAGATGTAATTACCTGTGCTTATGCAATCTGTAGGGCAAAAGGGGGCGCAGCTGGAGTAGACGGAATGACATTCCAGGATATTGAGAATAGTCCTGAAGGGTCAAACGGTTTTGTCGACTCTATCCATGAAGCACTGAAAACCAAGACCTACAAACCGGAAGCCGTGCGTAGGGTATATATTCCGAAACCGGATGGCAGACAGCGACCATTGGGTATACCGACTATTCGAGATAGGGTCTCACAAATGGCGGCCCTGTTGATCCTCGAACCTATATTCGAGGCAGATTTTCTGGATTGCTCATATGGATTCCGTCCTGGTAAATCAGCCCATGATGCCCTTAAAGAGGTGCACAAGAATCTGCAACAAGGGCGAAAGGCCGTATACGACGCAGATTTGTCGGCGTATTTTGATACAATTCCACATGAGAAGTTGATGAAATGCCTACAGATGAGGATAACAGATCGATCAGTCCTCAAACTGATTCGGATGTGGTTAAAAGCACCTGTGGTTGAGCCCAAGGGGCACGGTGGCGGAAAAATTAGTCGAAGATCTACCGGCACTCCCCAGGGAGGTGTGATTTCGCCTCTTTTGGCCAATATATATCTTCATTGGTTTGACAAGGTCTTTCACGGGATAAACGGTCCATTTCAATGGGCAAATGCCCGGATTGTTCGATACGCCGATGATTTTGTCATAATGGCGAGGTATCAAGGCCGGAAAATGCGGGAATTTACAGAGAATAAAATTGAGTCCTGGCTTGGTTTGAAATTGAATCAAGATAAGACAAAGGTTGTGAACCTTGATGTCCTTGGTGAAAGCTTTGATTTTCTGGGGTACACATTCAGATATGACAAAGATTTACATGGAAGGGCTCAAACGTATCTGAATCCTTGCGCCTCAAAGAAGGCCCTTAAAGCAGAACGAGAAAAGATAAGGGCTTTGGTGAATAAAAAGCACAGCCATGTTCCTTTACCCAGGTTGATAATGCAGATAAACAGGCATCTGATAGGATGGTCAAATTATTTTAGGTTGGGATATCCACGCAAAGCATTTAGACAAGTGAACAGCTATGTAATGCAACGTCTAATCAGGCATTTACATCGAAGAAGCCAACGGCCATATAAACCACCGGAAGGTGTTAGTTACTACCGACACCTCAAGCGCTTAGGTCTGGTGACTTTATGA
- a CDS encoding YrhB domain-containing protein, which translates to MITKEEAIELIRADLDEEMDVVADSIIERDYGWVIFSQTKKYIETRNTLYMTVGSGGVLVEKATGRKIRFGSAYSTERSLEVYEKGYFEHNSWDIVVTRVYDIQKTVEILRKLGISYVKPEEVHGTVWEIPKEYTFKQFKSKLSRLPVRFNIGSAYFKFDVLESLKNQKEFTYFIEGNQSFVNDI; encoded by the coding sequence ATGATTACTAAAGAAGAAGCAATTGAATTGATAAGAGCTGATCTTGATGAAGAGATGGATGTGGTTGCAGACTCGATCATTGAAAGGGATTACGGGTGGGTTATTTTTTCGCAGACTAAGAAATATATTGAAACTCGTAATACCCTATATATGACTGTTGGTTCCGGCGGTGTTCTCGTTGAAAAAGCGACAGGCAGAAAAATACGATTTGGATCGGCATACTCAACAGAACGAAGCCTTGAGGTTTATGAAAAAGGTTATTTTGAGCATAACAGCTGGGATATTGTAGTTACTCGTGTATACGACATCCAAAAAACGGTAGAGATTCTCAGAAAGCTTGGGATTTCATATGTGAAGCCCGAAGAAGTCCACGGGACAGTTTGGGAAATACCTAAGGAATACACATTCAAACAATTTAAATCCAAGTTATCTAGGCTTCCTGTCCGTTTTAATATTGGGAGCGCATATTTCAAATTTGATGTATTGGAGTCGCTAAAAAACCAAAAAGAATTTACATATTTCATAGAGGGCAATCAAAGTTTCGTGAATGACATTTAA
- a CDS encoding Smr/MutS family protein: MKKINTRKNRQKLHGKTDLPKLTSDKDFLDAFLIDGERHLKENQEKSDLLVDPPKKLNKHGLPWLDDYETWMEKNIESDKLSDNSVAEPDASPIEPEEDFSTLLEASLKEKRGSRKVPKPMPLKRRLKRYPPPESTLDLHGFTAVGAQVKARSFISSAHAQGFFTLRIIVGKGLHSEDGPVLPHVVEDLIKAMKHENIVLSYKWEDAKKSKFGGAVLVYLKRFDD; the protein is encoded by the coding sequence ATGAAAAAGATAAATACCAGGAAAAATAGACAAAAATTACACGGCAAAACGGATCTGCCAAAACTTACTTCGGACAAAGATTTTCTAGATGCGTTTTTAATTGATGGCGAAAGGCATTTAAAAGAAAATCAGGAAAAGTCAGACCTGCTTGTTGACCCCCCAAAAAAATTAAACAAACACGGCCTTCCCTGGCTTGATGATTATGAAACATGGATGGAAAAAAATATCGAATCAGATAAGTTATCCGATAATTCTGTAGCCGAGCCGGATGCTTCTCCCATTGAACCCGAAGAAGACTTTTCAACCCTACTTGAAGCCTCTTTGAAGGAAAAACGAGGGTCCCGTAAAGTCCCTAAGCCCATGCCCTTGAAACGTCGGCTAAAGCGATACCCTCCGCCTGAATCAACCCTTGATCTTCACGGATTCACCGCCGTCGGGGCCCAGGTCAAGGCACGCTCTTTTATTTCAAGTGCCCATGCCCAGGGATTTTTTACCCTGCGCATTATCGTGGGCAAAGGGCTACATTCCGAAGACGGCCCCGTACTTCCCCATGTGGTGGAGGATTTGATCAAGGCGATGAAACATGAAAATATAGTTCTATCCTATAAATGGGAGGACGCTAAAAAATCAAAATTCGGTGGGGCCGTGCTCGTTTACCTTAAACGATTTGATGATTAA